A stretch of Onychomys torridus chromosome 2, mOncTor1.1, whole genome shotgun sequence DNA encodes these proteins:
- the Pcmtd1 gene encoding protein-L-isoaspartate O-methyltransferase domain-containing protein 1 isoform X5: MKILLKVGGILVMPIEDQLTQIMRTGQNTWESKNILAVSFAPLVQPSKNDNGTPDSVGLPPCAVRNLQDLARIYIRRTLRNFINDEMQAKGIPQRAPPKRKRKRVKQRINTYVFVGNQLIPQPLDSEEDEKMEEDSKEEEEKDHSETIKHEEPPQNLLREKIMKLPLPESLKAYLTYFRDK; encoded by the exons ATGAAGATCTTGCTCAAAGTTGGGGGAATACTGGTCATGCCTATAGAGGATCAG TTGACACAGATTATGCGGACTGGACAAAACACTTGGGAAAGTAAAAATATCCTTGCTGTTTCCTTTGCACCACTTGTACAACCTAGTAAGAATGATAATGGCACACCGGATTCTGTAGGGCTCC ccCCATGTGCTGTCAGGAATCTCCAAGACTTGGCTCGTATTTATATTCGACGCACACTTAGAAACTTCATAAATGATGAGATGCAGGCCAAGGGAATTCCGCAAAGGGCTCCAcccaagaggaaaagaaagagagttaAACAAAGAATTAACACTTATGTATTTGTGGGTAATCAGCTTATTCCTCAGCCTCTAGACAGTGAAGAGGATgaaaaaatggaagaagacagcaaagaagaagaagagaaagatcaTAGTGAAACCATAAAGCATGAGGAGCCACCTCAGAACTTACTGAGGGAAAAGATCATGAAGCTGCCACTCCCTGAGTCTTTAAAAGCTTACTTGACATATTTTAGAGACAAATAA